In Heteronotia binoei isolate CCM8104 ecotype False Entrance Well chromosome 5, APGP_CSIRO_Hbin_v1, whole genome shotgun sequence, the DNA window TTCTGGAATCATGGAAGGAAGCTTTAATTTCATTATTGCATAAGGAAGGAACTGACTgaaattaaaaactatagaccgatttctTTGTTAAATGcagattataagatctttgcatCGATATTAGCGAAAAGATTGAAAAGAATTTTACCAGACATAATACATGAAGATCAGTCAGGTTTTATACCTGGGAGAGTTATGAGGCAAAATTTAAGAGTGATTATGAATATTCTGGAATATTACAAGGAGCATCCAGAGAAACAGTTCGCAGCAATAACATTAGATGCTGAAAAAGTGtttgataatgttaattgggCTTTTATGCTGAAAACGCTGACCTCGATCGGTTGTGGAGAGAACCTGGTGAAATTGATTAAATCAATTTACACAAACCAAAAGGCAAGAATTAATGTCAATGGATCTGTATCAGATCCAATAATGATTGGACAAgggacaagacaaggctgcccgttATCCCCTATTCTTTTTGTATTGACATTAGAACCCTTATTACAGAGGATGAGAGAAAACGTGGAGATCAGAGGGGTCAAAATTAGGAAGGAAGTTTATAAAAtacaagcttttgcagatgacatattAGTTACCTTGGAAGAACCTAACAGCTCGATGGAAGAACTGAAGAAAACTTTAAAGCAATATGGTGAGGTGGTGGATTTTAAGGTTAATTATCAAAAAACCAAGTTTTTGTCCCGAAACATGACGAAAGAACAGATCTTAGAATTGGAAGCGAAATCAGGATTTCATTGCGAAAGGAAAGTCAAATATTTAGGTATATATTTAACATTGGAACTAAAAACTCTTGTAAGGGACAATtataaaaagattttaaaagaggTCAAAATAGATTTAGAACGGTGGTATGACCTACAAATTTCCCTTATGGGGAGAATAGCATCAGTTAAAATGAATATACTTCCAAGAATATTATTCTTGTTCCAAATGTTACCGATAATGTTACccaaatccttttttaaacaatTGAATAGAATGGTAGCAAGATTTatctggcaaaacaaaaaaacaaggattaagttaaaaattctTCAAGATAGCAAAGAAAGGGGGGGCTTTGCCTTACCTGATTGGCAAATTTATCACAAAGCTTGTATTTTGACATGGGTTAAAGAATGGCTGCTTCTaaaaaataaaagacttttaaTATTGGAAGGGGCTGACTTGGCTAAAGGGTGGCACGCATTCATATGGTATGATTGCCCAATAAAAGGAAGTAAATTCCTTAGACACGAAATAAGGAAGTCTTTATATAAGACCTGGTCTGAGGTTaaaaatcaaatatataaatatactcCTAAGTGGCTCTCTCCAGTTGAAGCATCGGTTCAACCTAATCTTTTTAATTGGGAAGAAGATTATACTTATGAAAGCCTGTTAGATGTCAGACAGGAATTGAATATGGAAGTAATTTCTAAAATGGACTGATGGTTGAGAACTCAAGTTAAATCTAGGCATAAGTCAGATAAGGGGCTAGGTTTCCCAAAAAAATGAATAAATTCGATTGCATTATATATGAATCTGATAGAAAAATGATCTCTAGTTGTTATACTTGGCTATTAGAAATGAAGATGCAAGAGGAAAATGTAAAGGAGAGTTGGATTAAATGGTTACAAGAATTTGGCTACACTATTGACTTAGATaattgggagaaaatatggaaagaaaataataaattgtCTAAATCCTCTTTATTaaaagaaaatttgtacaaaatGGTTTACTGCTGGTACTATACCCCCGAAAGACTCTCTAAAGCACTTCCAAATAGCTCAGATAAGTGTTGGAAGTGCACAAAAGTAAAGGGTTCGTTATATCACTTGTGGTGGAAATGTGATTATGCGAAAAAATATTGGGTAAAAATATCCATCTGGTGTCAAAAGATGTTAAAAACAAGAATTCCTCATGTACCAGAActatatttattaaatatttgtCAAATCACATTACCCAAGAAAATAAAAAGGCTGTTACTGCATATTATAACTATAGCTAGGATATTGTATGCTAAGTACTGGAAAAAGCCGCAAACGCCAAACAAGAATGAATTTCTGTCCAAATTAAtggaagcagctgaaatggaTATGTTAACTTGCAGATTGAAAGGAGGAAATGTGGAAGAATGTAAAGAGACTTGGAACCCGATGAACGATATGAAAATATGGAAAGTCATAGTCTTTTTTGACTCAATCGCTCCATTAGGTGTTGTATGTTAGTAGGTTGATGTTGATGTTCATGGTGATATGTAAATGtttatattttgatttgtaaGGTGTATTACTatgttaaatgtttaaatgttcaaCAATAAAAAGtaacttgttaaaaaaaattgtcacACTGACTGAATCTGCACACTCAAAGGTTTTCTCCCCATGTGCGGGTactttgatgcagctgaagagtgccactcgAACCGAATCTTCTCTCAGACTCTAagcactgaaaaggtttctcGTGTTTGGAGTTTATCAGCAAGttcaagggggggtggggagtggtctCATTCATTGGGATGCTGTCTCTCCAACATCAAAGCATCCGTTGGGGTCATTAACGAGTCCAGGTGTGGCAAGCCGCGGCCGGATATTGAGAATTCTAACGATTCCCCCTTCTGTGTCTTCTCTGATGCTGTTCAAGACTCctcctctgactgaatctctttccacactctgagcattcaaaaggtttctcccctgtgtgggttctctgatgacgttgaagattgccactcaaactgaatttctttccacactctaagcatttaaaaggtttctcctctgtgtgggttctctgatgaagttgaagactgctgctctgactgaatctctttccacactctgagcattcaaaaggtttatcccctgtgtgggttctctgatgacgttgaagagtgccactcccactgaatctctttccacactctgagcattcaaaaggtttatcccctgtgtgggttctctgatgacgttgaagagtgccacacccactgaatctctttccacactctgagcattcaaaaggtctctcccctgtgtgggttctctgatgatattgaagactgccactccgactgaatctctttccacactctgagcattcaaaaggtttctcccctgtgtgggttctctgatgaagctgaagactgccactctgactgaattttgttccacactctgagcattcaaaaggtttctcccctgtgtgggttctctgatgacgttgaagagtgccactcaaactgaatttctttccacactctaagcatttaaaaggtttctcctctctgtgggttctctgatgaagctgaagactgccactctgactgaattttgttccacactctgagcattcaaaaggtttctcccctgtgtgggttctctgatgacgttgaagactgttactctgactgaatctccttccacactctgagcattcaaaaggtttatcccccgtgtgggttctctgatgactttgaagatggccactccgactgaatctctttccacactctgagcattcaaaaggtttctcccctgtgtgggttctctgatgacgttgaagatagccactccgactgaatctctttccacactctgagcattcaaaaggtttctcccctgtgtgggttctctgatgaagttgaagactgccactctcactgaatttctttccacactctaagcattcaaaaggtctctcccctgtgtgggttctctgatgaagttgaagactgccactctcactgaatttctttccacactctgagcactcaaaaggtttctcccctgtgtgggttctctgatgacgttgaagatggccactctgattgaatctctttccacactctgagcattcaaaaggtctctcccctgtgtgggttgtctgatgacattgaagactgccactacaactgaatctctttccacactctgaacattcataaggattgtcccctgtgtgggttctctgacgatgttgaagactgccactcttaataaatctctttccattcTCTGTGCATGAAAAAGTTCTCTCTCCTCTGTGGGTTTTTTGGTGCAGCTGAAAGATTCTACTTTGACTGAATTTATTACTCATTTCTGAGAATTCAGAAGGTTTCTCCTCTCTCTGTATTGTCTGGTGTACAAGGATCTGTGATgtatttctgaaatactttccacactgaatggatttccttgccttcattatcctgtgctttggaaaatgtacattctGCTTTCTTCCATAATGCTTCTCAACCATACCAccatctttctttctcttaggtttGCCTCGATTCCTGACAATTTTGTTCAAGTTTTCATTTTTAGCTCTATGTGGCAttttctgataaagttcctcaccctccacattcctctgctcatcttctgctgggatagatagaaagaaactGTTAGCGCTTGGAAAGGGAGTAAGATCTAACAGCATCTACATGACTATAGGAAGAAAGTTTGGCTGATCTGAACCACACATCCCCCTTTCTCCGAGAAtaattaatatttaaaaatacgTCCCCCTCCCATCTGTCTGCCCAGGCATCTCTTTTATAAGAGGCTGAATTAATCTAATTCGAACCTCATGATGCCACTAACTTCTCAGCATCAGATGCTCAACATTTTCTGTCTTCCCAGACTCACATTCACAAAGTCTCTGTGCAAAAGGATCTCTTCTGAATTTGCCCTCAAGCACCACAGAGGGGAGAGCCTCACATCCAGCCACTGTGAAGGCTTTTCTGGTTTTTCTTTACATCAAGGTGTGTTCGATACCTGAACCATATCCAATTTGACTGTGCACTCTGCATTTGgaattctatgaagatctacttGTCTCTCTATATCCTCAGTTTAAGAACGACCTTGGCCTGAGCCCAGGTCATGGCTAGAAGCACCTGGCGAGGGGGAAATCCAAGTAACTGTGATTTGTTATGCACCGATTTCAACCATTTAGCTTGAAAAGTATTGGGTAATAGCAAATGGATtagtccaggggtggtcaaacttgcttcatgtaaaatccacatggaataaactttagggttttgagagttgcaagaaatgaatgtcagatatctgagagaagaaagggagggagggagggaaggaaggaggaaaggaagggagggaggcaggaaaagaaagaagggaggaagggagggagaaagcgatgacaggaaggaaggaaggaaggaaggaaggaaggaaggaaggaaggaaggaaggaaggaaggaaggaaggaaggaaggaaggaaggaaggaagggagggagggagggagggagggagggagggaagtcgccctgagcctgcatcggcagggagggcgggatataaattcgagaaataaataaataaataaataaataaataaataaataaataaataaataaataagggagggagggagggtggaatgaaggaaggaaaggagggagggtggaaagaaggcagggatggtggaaggaagggaggaagggtggagggagggagggagggaggaaggaaggaaggaaggaaggaaggaaggaaggaaggaaggaaggaaaggagggaggggtggtggAAGGGAGTgaaggtggaagggagggagggaggtaggaagcaagggagggtggaaggaaggaaaggatggagggagcaagggagggagggaggaaggaaaggagggagggtggaagggaagAACGGAGGGAGGGtccaaggaaaggagggagggtggaagggaggaatggagggagggagggaggaaaatagatggggagggaggagggagatagaggtgaaaagaaatcaacttttactgcattctccaagctcccagctggcttggcttggaaaagtgatttaaagacaaatgtctcctccaaactggccaacagggcagtgggagctttgggagccacacgatctgtgtgaaagagccacggtttggccacccggGACTAGTCCCTCAggctgaaagggagggagggaggaaggaagggaggaagggagtgtggaagaaagggagggagggaagggagggagggaggaaaagaaagaagggagggaggaagcgagGGAGGAAGCGATGATAGGAAGAATAGAAGGATGGGAGAaacgaagggaggaagggagggagtgatggacggagggagtgagggagggaggaagggacggagggaggaaagaaggaaggaggggagaaaggataagaggaagggagggagggaggaagggaaggaagccgccctgagcctgctttgacagggagggcgggatataaatttgagtaataaataaataaataagtaatggaaggagggagaaaggatggatggaaggaaggaaagaaagggggagggatggtggaaggcagggaaggagggtggaaggaagggagggaggttggaagggagggagggaggaaggaaggaaaggagggagggagggaggaagtgtggaaggaagggaggaaggaaaggtggaagggagggagggaggaaaatagatggggaggaaggagggagagagaacctTTCTGCAACTGCCTTCACTTGAAATAGCTTTTGGGTGGCTGGAACATCAAGAGCCCCTTTTGCATGATAGAATTTAAGGATGCTGTTGGCAGTTCTTTCGCCTTGCATTGCTGCATACTGCATATGGgcatctctgccccctccccccagatgaccccagaggtcagtTCCAATGCTATGAATACGTGAAGTttcttatcctgaatcagacccttggtcccttggagtcagtatcatctgctcagtccagcatcggctctccagggtccaggcagagtctttcatttcacctcctacctgatccttttctctGGAGATGCTGCCGGTTGAACTGGAGATCTTTTCATTCCA includes these proteins:
- the LOC132570894 gene encoding zinc finger protein 135-like — encoded protein: MPSPVTTHTGERPFECSECGKRFNQSGHLQRHQRTHTGEKPFECSECGKKFSESGSLQLHQRTHTGERPFECLECGKKFSESGSLQLHQRTHTGEKPFECSECGKRFSRSGYLQRHQRTHTGEKPFECSECGKRFSRSGHLQSHQRTHTGDKPFECSECGRRFSQSNSLQRHQRTHTGEKPFECSECGTKFSQSGSLQLHQRTHREEKPFKCLECGKKFSLSGTLQRHQRTHTGEKPFECSECGTKFSQSGSLQLHQRTHTGEKPFECSECGKRFSRSGSLQYHQRTHTGERPFECSECGKRFSGCGTLQRHQRTHTGDKPFECSECGKRFSGSGTLQRHQRTHTGDKPFECSECGKRFSQSSSLQLHQRTHTEEKPFKCLECGKKFSLSGNLQRHQRTHTGEKPFECSECGKRFSQRRSLEQHQRRHRRGNR